One window of the Triticum dicoccoides isolate Atlit2015 ecotype Zavitan chromosome 3B, WEW_v2.0, whole genome shotgun sequence genome contains the following:
- the LOC119280334 gene encoding disease resistance protein Pik-2-like, giving the protein MAEFALGLTKTAVEGTVSLVKSAIEEEADLKEKMQNDLVFITGEFEVMQSFLQIANKERTKNEVMRTWVRQLRNLAFDVEDCVELVVHLDYKSPWWACLPRVWHKIEAVAEIKQLKSRVEDVSQRNTRYHHLVSDSGPKAISSAMVTTGTAAFHMLRKVWEDAGKRRETGDLQELITRKGNDLQVISVWGSKGGDLGTTSIFREVYTNPKICEEFKCRAWVKLKHPFDPDEFLESLLTQFYLSYHQAKVGADIVMKAKLKQYMITQRYLIILEEVSTVMQWDAIKTHFLDSKNGSQIVVSTQLGVALSCTEEPKLVSELSRFSDGHSLCAFSRKVPGYCNDMGELKWRVKCRGVFSVFGIGQRKSVMVRKLFHSIVQKKEVFDGLAFRLYRWVHVLHPFNLEHFSRQLYQDLSSNVVECDPYYCGMSILSGMKEQELVEGCRKLLSEDSLVVITGLKSSKEWDTIKKTFLSDTTKCCIIIITEEKRVAEHCVENKKDRILHIDDPIEGSVFSSFRDEAYEWINNFELVGHQDVVARKLLELMQSSHGVVSVWGIAGVGKSALIRYIYCHLMLRLDRRISDSADGETFEKYSWVDVPHPFDLAGFYQRLFLDFHSDDIQAKEKVAVGIMEGQDHIQACDRLLRQHARLVVIDGLQSTHDWDLIKTNLLMGYTKSCIVVITYEASVARHCVEKESQMVNIKRLEPDVARHLFTKIASNDEAWTPYEKKLYEDIIVPKCGGLPKVIEAVGRYRKNQTSNEFHRNRLQDIGQNFMEILERDQSEHLRDLFYWMQSYFDACSDSLKPCIFYMSVFSPYQNIRRRRLLRRWIAEGYSRNTPSMSAEDKGEILFHELVNLSIVQPKGRTLVCYNGFFHEYIISRPMEDNHIFFLDGHCRGDLQRSGQHLTISNSWDRDKAVFKSIDFSRLRSLTVSGKWESFLINRSMKILRVLDLEDTSGVTNDDLEHILRILSRLKFLSLRGCGEISRLPKSVGGLRQLQTLDVRRTSIVTLPHAIINLQKLQYIRAGTAEAESRDGCSMATETDEGAITSSSKWAATLAVDRDGMGVKVPAKIRELAALHTLGVVNVHGAGGKAFLKELKELNQLRKLRVSGINMKTVKEFFSAISDHIHLESLWVRFDKDKQSSFVTLDDNIPHPPKNIKSLKLHGHVHILPGWIGQLDNLDKVDLDMLKQEDIQYALAGLPALRRLHVKLMMQDCEFDFTASGPFLDSKVLQINCTSSSRLEVAFAGFRTLGVEVLKVHCSSGSSLRLHGLVDLKSLNEVCLEGSYRDELKEDLMQQLDQWPRDSDNKPVLSTCSE; this is encoded by the exons ATGGCGGAGTTTGCTCTTGGGTTGACCAAGACGGCTGTGGAGGGGACGGTGAGCTTGGTCAAGTCGGCGATAGAggaggaggccgatctcaaggaaaAGATGCAGAACGACCTGGTGTTCATCACCGGCGAGTTTGAGGTGATGCAGTCCTTTCTCCAGATCGCCAACAAGGAGCGCACCAAGAATGAAGTGATGCGGACCTGGGTGAGGCAGCTCCGCAACCTGGCCTTTGATGTTGAGGACTGCGTCGAATTGGTCGTCCACCTTGACTACAAGTCACCCTGGTGGGCATGCTTGCCGCGCGTGTGGCACAAG ATCGAGGCGGTCGCGGAGATAAAGCAGCTCAAGTCCAGGGTTGAGGATGTAAGCCAGAGGAACACGCGCTACCACCATCTGGTGAGCGACTCTGGACCCAAGGCCATCTCGTCGGCCATGGTCACTACTGGCACAGCAGCATTCCACATGCTACGGAAAGTGTGGGAGGATGCTGGGAAGCGACGCGAAACGGGTGACCTCCAAGAGTTGATCACCCGTAAAGGCAATGACTTGCAAGTGATCTCAGTATGGGGAAGCAAAGGAGGTGATCTTGGAACAACGTCCATCTTCAGGGAGGTGTACACTAACCCAAAGATCTGCGAAGAATTCAAGTGCCGTGCATGGGTAAAGCTGAAGCATCCCTTTGACCCTGACGAGTTTCTGGAGAGCTTGTTGACTCAGTTCTACCTGAGCTATCATCAAGCAAAAGTAGGTGCAGACATTGTCATGAAGGCCAAGCTCAAGCAATATATGATCACGCAGAGGTATCTCATCATCCTGGAAGAAGTATCCACTGTGATGCAGTGGGATGCCATCAAAACGCACTTCCTGGACAGTAAAAATGGTAGCCAGATTGTCGTGTCAACACAGCTAGGGGTTGCACTTTCGTGCACAGAGGAGCCGAAATTAGTTTCAGAGCTCAGCCGGTTCTCCGATGGTCATTCCCTTTGTGCTTTCTCGAGGAAG GTCCCTGGGTATTGCAATGATATGGGTGAACTTAAATGGCGAGTAAAATGTCGTGGTGTATTCTCTGTGTTTGGAATCGGTCAGAGAAAATCGGTTATGGTCAGAAAGCTGTTCCATAGTATAGTGCAAAAGAAGGAAGTATTTGATGGACTGGCATTTCGGTTGTACAGATGGGTTCATGTGCTCCATCCATTCAATTTGGAACACTTCTCTCGGCAGTTATATCAAGATCTTTCTTCAAATGTTGTAGAATGTGATCCTTATTATTGTGGTATGAGTATACTTTCGGGGATGAAAGAGCAAGAACTAGTTGAAGGTTGCAGGAAGCTTCTGAGTGAAGACAGCCTAGTTGTTATTACCGGTCTAAAGTCCAGCAAGGAATGGGACACCATAAAGAAGACCTTCTTGTCGGACACAACAAAATGCTGTATCATTATCATTACAGAAGAGAAGAGGGTGGCCGAACATTGTGTGGAGAACAAGAAAGACCGAATACTCCATATCGATGATCCTATAGAG GGTAGCGTTTTCTCCAGCTTCAGGGATGAAGCATATGAGTGGATCAAtaattttgaacttgttgggcatcAGGATGTTGTAGCACGTAAGCTCTTAGAGCTTATGCAATCAAGTCATGGTGTGGTCTCAGTGTGGGGGATTGCTGGCGTCGGTAAATCAGCTCTCATCAGATACATTTATTGCCACCTAATGCTCAGGTTAGATCGAAGGATTTCAGACTCCGCTGATGGAGAGACGTTTGAGAAGTATAGCTGGGTGGATGTGCCCCACCCGTTTGATTTGGCAGGCTTCTATCAGCGCTTGTTTCTGGATTTCCATTCAGATGATATTCAAGCCAAAGAAAAGGTAGCAGTTGGTATCATGGAAGGCCAAGATCACATTCAAGCGTGTGATAGGCTTCTGCGGCAACACGCACGCCTCGTGGTTATTGATGGCCTACAGTCCACCCATGACTGGGACTTGATAAAAACCAATTTATTAATGGGGTATACTAAATCTTGTATTGTTGTCATTACGTACGAAGCAAGCGTCGCCAGGCATTGTGTAGAAAAAGAATCTCAAATGGTCAACATCAAACGTCTGGAACCTGACGTGGCCCGTCATCTGTTCACCAAG ATAGCTTCCAACGACGAAGCCTGGACTCCTTATGAGAAGAAGCTTTATGAAGATATTATCGTGCCCAAATGTGGTGGACTTCCAAAAGTAATAGAAGCTGTAGGCAGATATCGCAAGAACCAAACAAGCAACGAGTTTCACCGAAACCGGTTGCAGGATATAGGTCAAAACTTTATGGAGATATTGGAGAGAGATCAAAGTGAACATTTGAGGGATCTATTTTATTGGATGCAATCCTATTTTGATGCTTGCTCAGATTCACTCAAGCCATGCATCTTCTATATGTCGGTCTTCTCTCCGTACCAAAACATTAGGCGGAGGCGTTTGCTAAGGAGGTGGATCGCAGAGGGTTACTCTAGAAATACGCCCAGTATGAGTGCAGAGGATAAGGGGGAAATTTTGTTCCATGAGCTCGTCAACTTGAGTATAGTCCAACCAAAAGGAAGAACACTCGTGTGCTATAATGGTTTCTTCCATGAATACATCATCTCACGGCCAATGGAAGACAACCATATATTTTTCCTGGATGGGCATTGCAGGGGGGACTTGCAACGCTCAGGGCAACACCTCACCATAAGTAACAGCTGGGATAGAGATAAGGCCGTATTCAAGAGCATTGATTTCTCACGGCTACGATCACTTACGGTGTCTGGCAAATGGGAATCATTCCTTATCAATAGAAGCATGAAGATACTTCGAGTGCTCGATCTAGAGGACACGTCAGGTGTAACAAATGATGATCTTGAGcatatcttaaggatactatctcgcCTTAAGTTCCTCTCTCTACGAGGATGCGGAGAGATTAGCCGTCTTCCCAAATCAGTGGGTGGCCTGAGACAGCTGCAGACTCTGGATGTCAGACGCACCTCCATTGTCACACTCCCTCATGCCATCATCAATCTACAGAAGTTGCAGTACATCCGTGCTGGCACCGCAGAAGCAGAATCACGTGATGGATGTAGCATGGCCACAGAAACAGATGAAGGTGCCATAACAAGCTCAAGCAAATGGGCAGCAACACTAGCAGTGGACAGGGATGGCATGGGCGTTAAGGTTCCTGCAAAGATTCGGGAGCTGGCGGCCTTACATACTCTTGGTGTTGTCAATGTGCATGGTGCAGGGGGGAAGGCTTTCCTGAAAGAGCTCAAGGAGCTTAACCAGTTGCGCAAGCTCAGGGTGTCCGGCATCAACATGAAAACCGTCAAGGAGTTCTTTTCAGCCATCTCCGATCACATCCACCTCGAGTCCCTGTGGGTTCGATTTGACAAGGACAAGCAGAGTTCATTTGTTACTTTGGACGACAACATCCCACACCCACCCAAGAACATAAAGAGCCTTAAGCTGCATGGGCATGTGCACATATTGCCAGGCTGGATCGGACAGCTTGACAATCTCGACAAGGTGGATCTTGACATGTTGAAGCAAGAGGACATACAATACGCCCTTGCGGGCTTGCCAGCCTTGCGTCGTCTTCATGTCAAGCTGATGATGCAAGACTGCGAGTTCGATTTTACGGCGAGTGGACCCTTCTTGGACTCGAAGGTCCTGCAGATTAATTGCACCTCCAGCTCCAGGTTAGAGGTAGCTTTTGCAGGATTCAGAACGCTGGGTGTTGAGGTGCTCAAGGTTCACTGCTCCAGTGGGTCGTCTTTGCGGCTTCATGGGCTGGTGGATCTAAAGAGTCTCAACGAAGTGTGCCTGGAGGGTTCCTACCGCGATGAACTCAAGGAAGACTTGATGCAACAACTTGACCAGTGGCCCCGGGATAGCGATAACAAGCCTGTGTTGAGTACATGTTCTGAATAA
- the LOC119278990 gene encoding vacuolar protein sorting-associated protein 25-like isoform X2 translates to MQRPVDFKLPHFFDYPPYFTLQPVRETREKQVQLWKDLILDYCRSQKMYIISLEEDFPLFSNPKIERSLSYEAKEAFLAALVSEGRAEWVDKGHKKCLILWLRIQDWANYILDFVKENGLEVTTIEDIRSGIETHGTGRTCGN, encoded by the exons ATGCAGAGGCCTGTTGATTTCAAGCTCCCTCACTTTTTCGACTACCCGCCCTACTTCAC TTTGCAGCCTGTGAGAGAAACACGTGAAAAGCAAGTGCAGCTATGGAAAGATCTGATACTTGATTACTGTAGAAGTCAAAAGATGTATATAATCTCCCTGGAAGAAGATTTTCCGTTGTTCTCCAATCCAAAGATTGAGA GATCTCTAAGCTATGAAGCAAAGGAAGCGTTCCTTGCAGCTCTTGTTAGTGAAG GCCGTGCAGAGTGGGTTGACAAAGGTCACAAGAAGTGTCTCATCCTTTGGCTGCGGATTCAAGATTGGGCTAACTACATATTAGACTTT GTCAAGGAAAATGGGTTGGAAGTAACAACAATTGAAGATATACGCTCTGGAATTGAAACACATGGGACCGGTAG AACTTGCGGGAATTGA
- the LOC119278990 gene encoding vacuolar protein sorting-associated protein 25-like isoform X1: MQRPVDFKLPHFFDYPPYFTLQPVRETREKQVQLWKDLILDYCRSQKMYIISLEEDFPLFSNPKIERSLSYEAKEAFLAALVSEGRAEWVDKGHKKCLILWLRIQDWANYILDFVKENGLEVTTIEDIRSGIETHGTELAGIDRGVLMRALRLLEQKGKAVIFKGTSADDEGVKFSV; this comes from the exons ATGCAGAGGCCTGTTGATTTCAAGCTCCCTCACTTTTTCGACTACCCGCCCTACTTCAC TTTGCAGCCTGTGAGAGAAACACGTGAAAAGCAAGTGCAGCTATGGAAAGATCTGATACTTGATTACTGTAGAAGTCAAAAGATGTATATAATCTCCCTGGAAGAAGATTTTCCGTTGTTCTCCAATCCAAAGATTGAGA GATCTCTAAGCTATGAAGCAAAGGAAGCGTTCCTTGCAGCTCTTGTTAGTGAAG GCCGTGCAGAGTGGGTTGACAAAGGTCACAAGAAGTGTCTCATCCTTTGGCTGCGGATTCAAGATTGGGCTAACTACATATTAGACTTT GTCAAGGAAAATGGGTTGGAAGTAACAACAATTGAAGATATACGCTCTGGAATTGAAACACATGGGACCG AACTTGCGGGAATTGATCGCGGTGTCCTGATGCGAGCTTTGAGGCTGCTGGAACAAAAGGGAAAGGCGGTTATCTTTAAGGGCACTTCAGCGGACGATGAAGGCGTCAAATTTTCTGTTTAA
- the LOC119282719 gene encoding 11S globulin seed storage protein 2-like, which translates to MVQRTSNAEVMSMDLSPKKPAKAYASDGGAYYDWSPADLPMLGAASIGAAKLHLSAGGLALPSYSDSAKIAYVLQGAGACGLVLPEAAKEKVIPVKEGDTLALPFGAVTWWHNAEGASAELVVLFLGDTSKGHVPGRFTNFQLTGAAGIFTGFSTEFVARAWDLDHDAAAKIVSTQPGSGIVKIAAGHRMPEPRAEDRQGVVLNCLEAPLDVDIPGGGRVVVLNTANLPPVKDVGLGSDLVRIDGKSMCSPGFSCDSAYQVTYIVRGGGRVQVVGIDGTRVLETRAEAGCLFIVPRFFVVSKIADDTGMEWFSIITTPNPIFSHLAGRTSVWKAISPEVLETAFNTTPEMEKMFRSKRLDSEIFFAPN; encoded by the exons ATGGTGCAGCGCACTTCCAACGCCGAGGTCATGTCCATGGACCTGTCGCCCAAGAAGCCCGCCAAGGCCTACGCCAGCGACGGCGGCGCCTACTACGACTGGTCGCCGGCCGACCTGCCCATGCTCGGCGCGGCCTCCATCGGCGCCGCCAAGCTGCACCTCTCCGCCGGCGGCCTCGCGCTCCCCAGCTACTCCGACTCGGCCAAGATCGCCTACGTGCTCCAGGGCGCCGGCGCCTGCGGCCTCGTCCTCCCCGAGGCGGCCAAGGAAAAGGTGATCCCCGTCAAGGAGGGCGACACCCTGGCGCTCCCCTTCGGCGCCGTCACCTGGTGGCACAACGCCGAGGGCGCCTCCGCGGAGCTGGTCGTGCTCTTCCTCGGCGACACCTCCAAGGGCCACGTCCCCGGCCGCTTCACCAACTTCCAGCTCACCGGCGCCGCCGGCATCTTCACGGGCTTCTCCACCGAGTTCGTCGCGCGCGCCTGGGACCTCGACCACGACGCCGCCGCCAAGATCGTCTCCACCCAGCCTGGCTCAGGCATCGTCAAGATCGCCGCGGGGCACCGGATGCCGGAGCCTCGCGCAGAGGACCGCCAGGGCGTGGTGCTCAACTGCCTCGAGGCGCCGCTCGACGTGGACATCCCGGGCGGCGGCCGCGTTGTGGTGCTCAACACGGCCAACCTGCCGCCGGTGAAGGACGTTGGTCTGGGCTCTGACCTGGTGAGGATCGACGGCAAGTCCATGTGCTCGCCGGGGTTCTCCTGCGACTCGGCCTACCAGGTCACCTACATAGTGCGCGGCGGCGGCCGCGTCCAGGTCGTCGGCATCGACGGCACCCGTGTGCTGGAGACCCGCGCCGAGGCGGGCTGCCTCTTCATCGTGCCCAGGTTCTTCGTCGTCTCCAAGATCGCCGACGACACCGGCATGGAGTGgttctccatcatcaccacgccaaa CCCGATCTTTAGCCACTTGGCTGGTAGGACGTCGGTGTGGAAGGCGATATCACCAGAGGTGCTAGAGACGGCCTTCAACACCACGCCTGAGATGGAAAAGATGTTCCGCTCCAAGAGGCTTGACTCCGAGATCTTCTTCGCTCCCAACTAG